A genomic stretch from Malus domestica chromosome 15, GDT2T_hap1 includes:
- the LOC103456116 gene encoding pentatricopeptide repeat-containing protein At5g24830 codes for MAEIGFISCASKVNYMDHMGIIRVLCMDGKLGTAFWLRRKITRKGFVPDVLTHNYLLNGLCKTGHLEKADWLIREMLEMGPPPNCATYNTFIKGYCLLDDVDKALYLFSTMSNIGISPNRVTCNILVHALCKRGLMESVKKLLNKILDDDYDKTPSDLITSTTLMDGYLKNGNMAQALHIWDDMVQMNTQVDVVAYNVLINGFCLSRDMNLAYGSLCEMIKRGLLPNVITFNTLISGLCKEGKLEEACYVHESMSKMGVTPNDVSYKIIVQGLCIKGEVFRANKFLLRMLEKSMAPEPLLWNCIIDCYGRYGDLSAALSVKDHMFASGVQPNVYTYNALIHAQVKGGNIDRALAFKKEMLMSGLCPDVVTYNLLIGAACKLGHILFAFRLYDEMLTIGFYPDIFTYTALIREHCLRGNMKEAEELFMKIQESGLTIDYVPYCILFKEYC; via the coding sequence ATGGCAGAGATAGGCTTTATAAGTTGCGCTTCTAAAGTTAACTACATGGATCACATGGGCATCATAAGGGTTTTATGCATGGATGGTAAGTTGGGAACAGCTTTTTGGCTTCGGAGAAAAATCACTAGGAAAGGCTTTGTTCCTGATGTTTTGACGCACAATTATCTTTTAAATGGACTGTGTAAAACTGGTCACTTGGAGAAGGCAGATTGGCTAATTAGAGAGATGTTAGAAATGGGCCCTCCTCCCAATTGCGCCACGTACAACACATTTATTAAGGGTTATTGCCTTCTTGATGATGTGGATAAAGCTCTTTATCTTTTCTCTACAATGAGTAACATTGGTATTAGTCCGAATAGGGTCACTTGCAACATACTTGTACATGCATTGTGCAAGAGAGGTCTTATGGAGAGTGTGAAGAAGCTTCTTAACAAGATATTAGATGATGATTATGACAAGACACCATCAGATTTAATTACCTCAACTACACTTATGGATGGTTATCTTAAAAACGGAAATATGGCTCAGGCACTTCATATTTGGGATGACATGGTCCAAATGAATACCCAAGTAGATGTCGTTGCATATAATGTTCTCATCAATGGATTTTGTTTGAGTCGAGACATGAACCTTGCTTATGGTTCCCTTTGTGAAATGATCAAAAGAGGATTGCTTCCTAATGTTATTACTTTTAATACACTTATAAGTGGTCTTTGCAAAGAAGGAAAATTAGAGGAGGCTTGCTACGTCCATGAAAGTATGTCAAAAATGGGAGTTACTCCAAATGATGTTTCATACAAAATAATTGTTCAGGGCCTGTGTATTAAAGGAGAAGTTTTCAGAGCTAACAAGTTTCTTCTTCGTATGCTAGAAAAGTCAATGGCGCCTGAGCCTCTACTATGGAATTGTATTATTGATTGTTATGGAAGATATGGGGATCTTAGTGCTGCACTCTCTGTCAAGGATCATATGTTCGCTTCTGGTGTTCAACCAAATGTGTATACTTACAATGCGTTGATCCATGCACAAGTAAAGGGAGGAAACATTGATCGTGCTCTTGCTTTCAAAAAGGAAATGCTTATGTCTGGTCTTTGTCCTGATGTGGTCACTTATAATTTGTTGATAGGTGCTGCTTGTAAGTTAGGGCACATTCTTTTTGCATTCCGGTTATATGATGAAATGCTGACAATAGGATTTTATCCAGATATATTTACTTACACTGCACTAATCAGAGAGCACTGCTTGAGAGGTAACATGAAGGAGGCAGAAGAGCTTTTTATGAAGATACAGGAATCTGGTTTAACTATCGATTATGTTCCATATTGTATACTTTTCAAGGAGTACTGCTAA